The nucleotide window AAAGGGATGAAAAACGAAAGACTTTTTTTGACTGGAAAAATCAATGAGAAAAACGAAAATGGATGCAAAGATAGATGGAATAAGGGGTTCAGGGATTTGGAGGGAGTGGGGGAAAGCGAAAGAGATTTTTTTGCGGATACACTAATGAAAATAATATTGGAAAGGAAAAATAAAATGAACTATATATTGAAGGATACTAGCAAAATGAACGGATTTACCGATATGAGAGTGATTTTTCACGCACTTGATGGGATACAAAAAAATTATAATTGGTTAATAACAGATATAGAGTATTATCCTGAAGTAGAAGAAATAAAAGAAGGAACTTTTATCTCTGGAGACGAGCTAACAAAGCTTGTTAACCAAGAAGACATACAATTTATTTGGGCAGTATTTACGGGTTTTGAGAAAGATATTAAATTAGATATTAATAATTTAGAAGTTGTACCATATATAAAAGACCATTATGATTTTTGGGCCAATGTAAGTATTCAGCATCCGCAGGCTATGTTGGAGATCGATTGTTGTGATAGTAGCTATGTCACGCTTTTAAGTAAGGATGAACTTGCTTCCCAGAAATTCGGCAAATATTTCAATGAAGCAATTGAATTAGTATAAGGTACAAAATGATAAGATAATAGGTGAAATATGTGGTAAATAATAAAAGTGGTAAGAAAATATAACAAAATAGTATGAAAAGATAAGAGCCTTTAATTTAGAGTAGAGTTCAATAAAAAAAATATTGAATTCGCAGAAATATAAAGTCTCTTTTTTATTTGCTTAAAAATCAAATTCTGATATGAGGGTAAAGATGGCAAAGTAAAATTACAGAGGATAAATTCATCAATTGAAAGTAGTGTCCGTTGTTATATTTAACCAATACACTTGTAACTTTAATTTTGAAAAACTCACGATAAATATAACAATTCCGCATATGTATTCCTTGTGTATAAATCTTTATAGTTCGACAAAATGCAAGAAAATAAGACAGAGGAATTGTGTGAAAAATGTAGAATTGTTGTAAAATCATGCTAGAAGCTTGTTTTGGTAAATAAATATAGAGAGATTAATAAATTAAGAAAGCTTGAACACGGGGAATCAGCCGATAGAAAAGTAAATTATTAGAGACTGACGTTATTTATTATGCTATAAAGCTTAGCAAGGGGGATATAAAATGTTATTAAAAGCTGTTAAAAATTCAATATTGAGTATAGGAAAGTTAATTACCAATCCCATTTTTATTAAGGACTTTGATGATGAAAACAAAATCGTTTTTGGACTGGAGAAATTGAAAGAATCAATTAATGACGAAGATGTTTTAAAAAAATTAATAAAGATATTGGTTACCTAAAGTCAGGGTATATTGGTGAAAAAAATGTATATTATGAATTAAAAAATTCATTTTTACCAATTGTTTGCTTACATAATTTACATATAAAACACGAGAATTATGAGGCACAAATTGATTTTTTGATAGTTACAAATAAATTTATTTGTATATTGGAGACAAAAAAATTAAGTGGCGATATATTGGTTAATGATAATGGTGATTTTATTCGACAAATTAAAAACTCAGAGGGAAATATAATAAAAAAAGAAGGAATATATAGTCCGATAACTCAGAATGAAAGACATGTTAGAATTGTTAAAGATTTATTGATGAAAAATAATATGATTAAAAACTGTCCAGTTATTTCAATGGTAGTTATGGCAGATCCTAAAAACATTGTTAACACTAGATATGCACCACAAAATGTCAAATATAAATTAATTAAATACGATCAACTTACTAGAAAATTAAGAAATCTACTTAGGGCATACAAAAATGTTGGTATGCCTTATCAAACAATTATGGATATAGCAGAGTTCCTGAAGGACAGGAATACAGATAAAAAACAGCATTATATATTATCAAAATATAATTCCTTAGTTACTAAAGAAGAAAATGAAAGTTACCTTACTTCCAAATTCCAAAAAGGAGTTAAAGTAATTGATAATAAAGAACAACTAACTATTGATTTAAAAGAATTTAGACTAAATAGATCAAGACAGGAAAAGATAAAACCCTATTATATTTTCAATAACAAGCAAATGGAAGACTTAATAAAGAGAATGCCTAAAACTAAAGAAGAATTACTTAAAGTTTCAGGATTTGGACCTGTTAAAACTGAAAAATATGGAGATGAGATTATTAGTATAATCTTGAGATATTAGAAAATTAAGAGGCTGAAATTTGTATTGAATTATTGATATGAAATAAAACGTAGTAATATTGTAGAAATACTGTAATTTTGAAATTATCGACAGCTACAATTAGGAAAATACGATTTTATATATAATATAAATTATAGGAGAGAATGCGTATGAAAACATCAGAGATTATAGATTATTTCATAGAATATGAGGGTCACAATATTATAAATAGCATCAGAAAAATCAAATCTAAACTTGACTTAAAAAATGATGAACTAACTAATTTAACAGCAGTTAGGAAAGTTATTTTAGATCAAAAGTATCAAAAAATATGCTCAATGATAGACTTTGAGTTAAAAAAGTTAGAGAAGGAAGAGAAAAAAACTATTTTTAGAATGGTGGCGAATTTAGTTTATAATAAAACTAATAAGTCATCTGAAGATATAAAAAAGGGAATTGGAGATGTTCTTGAAATAATTTATACATACAAAGCTGCTCATATTGAGAAGCAAAAAGAAGATATATATGAATTGATTACAAGGAAAGAGTTCCTATTAATGTATCCTGTATATAACTTTGGATCATCAATAATTCCATTGTGTACCTATCGTTGTTTCTTACAGAGTAATAGGATAAATATTATAGAATATGCATTCACAGAGGAATTGCTATTAGCGGTTATTGGATATGATAAGGATATTGATGCATATTTTGGTGGGAAAAAAGATAAGGAACAATTTTTTCGATCAATAAATAGTTATGACAACAACAGCATTAGTCATTTAACAGAGATTATTCTTGAAGAAATATATAATAAGATTCCGGAGTCAAAAATAATGTTAGGATTGAAACAACAGCAACATTTTAAGGTTGCAATAGATGGAAGTGTAACAGGTTATATTGCACCATTTAAAGAAGAACTGATGCTAGTAAAACATAATCTTAAAACGAAAGAGTCTGCATTATTAAATAACTACTTAAGTAATAAAGCATCTCGAGAATATAAAACATCCATGTCCAGTACTTCACATTATGGGAGTTATCCATTTGGAATTGACTATGTTAAAGGAATGCTCCCAAAGTATGGAGTAAATGAAAAGCAATGGTCAATACTTGATAGAAGTAATGATAGCAATATATTGGCAGTAACAGGACCACCTGGGACCGGAAAAACTACTGTGCTAAAAGAGGTTATTGCAGACAATTTAGTAAAAAAAACAAAGGATATGATTGATAGGTGGGATGATGATTGGGAAAAGCTCGAGAGTGGTGTCTACCAATCACCTTTTGGAGGTAAAAATAATTATTCTATCATTATAAGTTCTACAAATAATGATGCAGTAAATAATTTGGGAGATGAACTATCAGAAGAAATAAAACTGTTTAATGTAAGTGAATTAAGCAAAGTAAAAAGCACTTTTTGTGCAAAACTTGGGAAACTTAACAATGTTAATACTTTTATAGAGGAGTGTTTCACACCTTTTAAAAGCAAACTAAATGAAATCAAAGAATATCAGGATAATCCATCCATAAGAGTTGAATTTTTAGAGAT belongs to Maledivibacter sp. and includes:
- a CDS encoding NERD domain-containing protein, with amino-acid sequence MGEKNVYYELKNSFLPIVCLHNLHIKHENYEAQIDFLIVTNKFICILETKKLSGDILVNDNGDFIRQIKNSEGNIIKKEGIYSPITQNERHVRIVKDLLMKNNMIKNCPVISMVVMADPKNIVNTRYAPQNVKYKLIKYDQLTRKLRNLLRAYKNVGMPYQTIMDIAEFLKDRNTDKKQHYILSKYNSLVTKEENESYLTSKFQKGVKVIDNKEQLTIDLKEFRLNRSRQEKIKPYYIFNNKQMEDLIKRMPKTKEELLKVSGFGPVKTEKYGDEIISIILRY